Sequence from the Cellulomonas fimi ATCC 484 genome:
CGCGGGTGTCGAAGCGGTCGGACAGGTTGTCGAAGCGGGTCTCGTCGTGCACGGGGACCGCGAGCCGGACCCACTGGTCGAAGCCCTGGTACACGAAGCGGCGCAGGTCCTCGCCGCCGAGGGTGACGCGGACCATGTGCGGGGTGACGCGCGCGGTGCGGACGACGGTCGCGCGGACGACGCCGCTCGGGGCGTGCGTGACGGTGATCTGCGACAACGGGAGCTCCGGGGACGAAGGAGTGAGGCTCGCCTAAGTTAGCAATGCCTCACTTCGGTGCCCAGCCCCCGTCCACGACGCGCACCGCAGAAAGAGACCGAAAACACCGAAACCCATTGCGGCCCGATGGAGTGCCGTGTCACTCTCGCCGAGAACACCGCATTCTCAACGTAGAGAGGCGTTTCGGACGTGACCTCACCGCGCGTGGCACGCAGGCGTGCCGTGGTTCCCTCCCTCACCGCACTCGCCGTCGTCGCCGTGGGGCTCCTGCCCGTCGCCGCCGCGGCCGTCCCCGGCGACGAGACGCCGCAGAGCACCCTCGGCTACCCGACGTTCCGCGGCTCCGAGACCCCCGTCCCCGCGACCGGCGTGGGCTACGCACCGTCGCCGTACCTGCACCGGGTCTTCGACGCCGACGTCGCCGCCGGCGCCGGCAGCGCCCCCGGGAACGACTTCTGGGTCGACCGGACGCTCGCCCGCACCGGGCCCGCGTTCGACGGCACGGAGAACCTCGTGGCGTTCACGCGCGGCCGGGCCGTCTTCATGAAGACGCACCAGCCCGCGCGGCTCGGTTGGGACGGCGACGTCGCCTACGGGGAGTCGCTCGGAGGCGGCGGTGCGTTCACGTTCACCGTGCACGTGGGCGGCGACGCCGTCACGCTCACCGAGCAGGCGTCGCTCCGGCGGCAGACGCCCTCCTACTTCCAGTCGGTCTTCACGGGCGGCGGGCTGCGGCTGACGCAGACGAAGTTCATCACCGACCAGGACGTCCTGGTCGCGGACGTCGAGGTCACCGACACCTCCGGGGCCGCGCGTGCCGTCACCCTGCGCGCCACGTCGCCGCACGCCGGCACGGTCGAGGGCGACGAGCTCGTCGGGACCGTGCGGGCGTACAACGACCTCACGACGATCAGCCCGCGCCTGTCGGGCGACGGGTTCACGGCCGACCCCGGCGCCGCCGCGCTCGTCCGCGACCTCGCCGTCCCCGCGAACGGCGCCGCGACCACCAAGCTGCAGCTCGGCATGCTCACCGACGAGCGCCCCGCGACCGCCGCCGAGTACGCGGCCTACCGCGCCGCGAGCCCGGCCGAGGCGTTCACGACGCACGTCACCGCGTACAACAGGTGGTGGGCGGACAACGTGCCCTACCTGGACACGCCGTCGGACGACATCGACAAGACGCTGCTGTACCGCTGGTGGCTCATGCGGTTCAACTTCCTCGATGCCGACATCCCGGGGAACGACTACCAGTTCCCGACGTCGATGGAGGGTGTGCTCGGCTACAACAACGCGATCGTGCTGACCGTCGGCATGTTCGTCGACGACCTCAAGTACTTCCGCGACCCGACGTACGCGTACGGGCCCGCGCTCGCGGTGGGGGAGACGTCGAAGCGCGGCAAGTTCGTCGACAACCCGGGCGACCCGGCCAACTGGTCGAACTCGTACACGCAGTACATCACCGAGGCAGCGTGGCGCGCGTACGAGCTGCACGGCGGCCCGGGCGCGATCGGCGCGACGCTGGGGCAGCACTCGATGGACGACGTCGAAGGGCTCCTGGACGCGTACGACGGCAACGGCAACGACCTCATCGAGTACTCCTGGGGCGCGATGACGGGCAACGACGCCGACGCGGTGTCGTTCCACTGGCCCGGCCACGGCGGCAACATGGACCGCACCGAGAGCGCGTACCTCTACTCGAACGCCAAGGCCGCGGCGGAGTTCTTCCGCGTCGCGGGGCAGACCGAGAAGGCCGCCCACATGGAGGCGCTCGCGGAGCGCGTCAAGGCCGCCGTGCTCGAGCACCTGTGGGAGCCCGCGCAGACGACGCCCGACAAGGTCGGCCTGTACGGGAACCTGCTCAAGCACCGCATGACGCAGGACGGGACGCTCAACCCGTACAAGGAGATCAACAACTACTACCCGTTCACCGTCGGCCTCGTGCCGAAGCCCGGTGACCCGGACTACGACCAGCCGTACACCGAGGCGCTGCGGCTGTTCGCCGACGCCGACCAGTACCCCGTCTTCCCGTTCTTCACGGCCAACCAGGTCGACAAGGCGGACTCGCCCGAGGAGGGGTCGAACAACTTCTCCGTCATCAACTCGACCGTGTTGTTCCGCATGTTCTCCTCGGTGCTGCGCGACTACCCGAGCGACTACGTCACGCCGGAGATGTACAAGCAGCTCCTCTACTGGAACGCGTTCGCGCACTACCAGGGCGGCGACAACCGGCTGCCGAACCAGAACGAGTTCTGGGCGAACGGCTCCGCGGCCGACGGCGGCTCGATCGGGTACCGCTCGTGGATCCACCACACGATCCTCGGTGCGACCAACTTCACCGTCATCGAGGACGCGATGGGCCTGCGCAGCCGGGCCGACGGCAAGATCGAGCTCGACCCGATCGACGTCGACTGGCCGTGGTTCACCGCGAACAACGTGCGGTACCACGACCGCGACCTCACGGTCACCTGGGACGAGACGGGCGACCACTACGGCGACGACGTGCCCGCCGGGTACTCCGTGTTCCTCGACGGCTCTCTCGCGTTCACCGTGGACGACCTGTCGCACGTCGTCTACGACCCGGCCACCGGGTCCGTCGAGGTGCTGGAGGGCGACGCAGCCGTCGTCACCGCCGACGTCGCCGACCTCGCGACCGCCTCCGACGTGCGGTTCGCCGCGGGCGACCGCGTCGTCGACGTGTTCGCCAAGGCGGGCACGGACGTCGCGACGGAGTCGACGGGGTCTGCGAACCTCGCCGCGGGCCGCCCGGTCACGGCGTCGTTCTCCGCAACGGGGCGCGCGCCCGAGGGTGCCGTCGACGGCACCACCGTCAACGAGCCGTTCTGGGGAACCGCGGGCTCACCGAACGCGACGGACTCGATCGAGGTCGCACTCGACGGCACGCAGGCCGTCGACGACGTCCGCGTCTACTTCTACCGCTCGTCCACGAGCGCCACGGTGCAGGGGTACGCGGCGCCCGAGCTGTTCACGGTCGAGTACCACGACGCCGCGGGCTGGCACCCCGTCCCCGGACAGGCCCGATCGCCCGTCTACTCGACGGCCAACCTCAACCGCGTGCAGTTCCCCGAGGTGCAGGCCGACGCGCTGCGCGTCACCGTCCAGCACGCCGCGGGCTTCCGCACGGGCGTCAAGGAGGTGCAGGCGTTCGCGACGGGTGTCGAGGCGCCGCCGTCGACCAACGCCGCGCCGAAGGTCACGGTCTACCAGGACCCGACGTTCGACCAGCCGGCCCAGGTCCGCCTGGTCGGGACCGTGTCCGACGACGCGCAGCCGTCCGGCACGCTCACGTCGGCGTGGACCGTCGTCAGCGCGCCCGAGGGGGCGCAGGCCGTCGTCGCGTCGCCGGCCCAGGCCACGACCGTCGTGCAGTTCGACACGACCGGCCGGTACGTCCTGCGGCTGACGGCGTCCGACGGCGAGCTCACGACGAGCCGTGACGTGACCGTCGACGCCGAGGTCAGCGGCACCGCCAAGACCAACGTCGCGCCCGACGCGAGCGCGTCCGCGTCGGCCGTCACGAGCTGGAACCGCGTCGCCGCGATCAACGACGGCCTCGCGAGCTACCCGGTCGCCGCCGAGTCCGACGCGTGGGGCACCTGGGGGACCGCCGCCGGCGTGGGCAGCACGTACTGGGCGAGGCTGACCTGGCCGGAGCCCGTGCGCGTCGACGAGTCGCGGATCCTCTTCCACTCCAACCGGGACCCCGGCGGCGTGCTGCCGCCGTCGTCGTGGACGCTCGAGTACCTGGCCGACGACGGCTCCTGGCAGCCTGTGCCGGACCCGAGCGGCTACCCGACCGAGGACGGGTCGTCCAACGCGGTGACGCACGGTGCGGTCACGACCACGTCGCTGCGCGCGACGCTCGTCCGCAACGGGTCGTCGTACCCCGGCATCATCGAGTGGCAGGCGCTCGCGGAGGAGCCCGTCGCGGTCGAGGACGTGTCCGTCCGGACGCTCGTCGGCGTCGCGCCGGTGCTGCCCCCGTCCCTCGAGGTCGTCTTCGCCGACGGGTCCCGCGTGGAGCGGGCCGTCGACTGGCAGGACGTGCCCGCCGACGCGTACGCCGCGCAGGGCGAGTTCACCGTCCCGGGCTTCGTCGACGGCACCGCGAAGCTGGCCCGCGCAACGGTCTTCGTCCGGCCGACCGACGCCGTGCAGATCAACACCTTCGAGCCCGCCGCCGTGACCACGGTCGCCGGGACGGCCCCGGTGCTGCCGGCCCGCGTCGTCGCGACGTACAACGACGGCTCGGAGGCGTCGCTGCCGGTCACGTGGGACGCGGTCGACCCGTCGGCCTACGCCTCGGCGGGCGAGCTCACGGTCGAGGGCACCGTCGCGGGCACCGACAAGCGGCCGACGGCCGTCGTCACCGTGACGTCGGGCGCCCCGCAGGCACCCGTGGTCACGCTCAGCACCGACCCGGAGCGTCCGGCGTCCGGCTGGTTCACCGGCCCGGTCGACGTCACCGTCACCGCGACCGACGACACCGACCCGTCGCCGACGGTCGAGGCGCAGGTCGACGGGGGTGCGTGGACCACGGTCACCGGGCCGGTCACGGTCAGCGGCGACGGGCGGCACACCGTCCGCGGCCGCGCCACGGACTCCGGCGGCCTCGTCTCGCCGGTCCAGTCCGCGGCGGTCGACATCGACGGCACCGCACCCGTCGTGACCGCGTCCTTCGACGAGTCGCGGCGTCGCCTCACCCTGGCGACGACCGAGACCGGCTCGGGCGTCGCGTCGGTCGAGTACCGCGTCGACGGCGGCGCGTGGACGGCGTACGGCACGGGCGCGACGATCGCCACCGCGGCGACCGTCGAGCACCGGGCCACCGACCGGGCGGGCAACGTGTCCGTCGTCGGGACGATCGAGGTCCCGGCGCCCGACCCGGAGGCGCCCGTCAACATCGCGCCCAACGCGGCCGTGAGCGTCTCCGCCACGACCACGTGGAACCGCGCCGCGGGCATCACCGACGGCGTCGCGGACCACCCCGTCACCTCGCAGGCCTCCGCCTGGGGCACGTGGAACATCGCGGGCGACACGCAGTGGGCGCGTCTCGACTGGCCGACGCCGGTCACGACCGGCACCAGCCGGCTGCTGTTCTTCGACGACGGCGGCGGCATGCGCGCCCCGGCGTCGTGGACGCTCGAGCACCTGCTCGACGACGGCGTCACGTGGGCGCCTGTCCCGGACGCGTCGCCGTACACGACGACCGTCGGCCAGCTCGACACCGTCACGCACGCCCCGGTCACCACGACCGCGCTGCGCGCGACGCTGACCAAGCCGCCGACCGGGTGGGTGGGCATCGTCGAGTGGGAGGTCCTGAGCGCGCCCGTCGCGGCGACGACCCTCACCGTCCCGACGGACCCCGTCACCGCCGGGGACGCGT
This genomic interval carries:
- a CDS encoding Ig-like domain-containing protein, with translation MVPSLTALAVVAVGLLPVAAAAVPGDETPQSTLGYPTFRGSETPVPATGVGYAPSPYLHRVFDADVAAGAGSAPGNDFWVDRTLARTGPAFDGTENLVAFTRGRAVFMKTHQPARLGWDGDVAYGESLGGGGAFTFTVHVGGDAVTLTEQASLRRQTPSYFQSVFTGGGLRLTQTKFITDQDVLVADVEVTDTSGAARAVTLRATSPHAGTVEGDELVGTVRAYNDLTTISPRLSGDGFTADPGAAALVRDLAVPANGAATTKLQLGMLTDERPATAAEYAAYRAASPAEAFTTHVTAYNRWWADNVPYLDTPSDDIDKTLLYRWWLMRFNFLDADIPGNDYQFPTSMEGVLGYNNAIVLTVGMFVDDLKYFRDPTYAYGPALAVGETSKRGKFVDNPGDPANWSNSYTQYITEAAWRAYELHGGPGAIGATLGQHSMDDVEGLLDAYDGNGNDLIEYSWGAMTGNDADAVSFHWPGHGGNMDRTESAYLYSNAKAAAEFFRVAGQTEKAAHMEALAERVKAAVLEHLWEPAQTTPDKVGLYGNLLKHRMTQDGTLNPYKEINNYYPFTVGLVPKPGDPDYDQPYTEALRLFADADQYPVFPFFTANQVDKADSPEEGSNNFSVINSTVLFRMFSSVLRDYPSDYVTPEMYKQLLYWNAFAHYQGGDNRLPNQNEFWANGSAADGGSIGYRSWIHHTILGATNFTVIEDAMGLRSRADGKIELDPIDVDWPWFTANNVRYHDRDLTVTWDETGDHYGDDVPAGYSVFLDGSLAFTVDDLSHVVYDPATGSVEVLEGDAAVVTADVADLATASDVRFAAGDRVVDVFAKAGTDVATESTGSANLAAGRPVTASFSATGRAPEGAVDGTTVNEPFWGTAGSPNATDSIEVALDGTQAVDDVRVYFYRSSTSATVQGYAAPELFTVEYHDAAGWHPVPGQARSPVYSTANLNRVQFPEVQADALRVTVQHAAGFRTGVKEVQAFATGVEAPPSTNAAPKVTVYQDPTFDQPAQVRLVGTVSDDAQPSGTLTSAWTVVSAPEGAQAVVASPAQATTVVQFDTTGRYVLRLTASDGELTTSRDVTVDAEVSGTAKTNVAPDASASASAVTSWNRVAAINDGLASYPVAAESDAWGTWGTAAGVGSTYWARLTWPEPVRVDESRILFHSNRDPGGVLPPSSWTLEYLADDGSWQPVPDPSGYPTEDGSSNAVTHGAVTTTSLRATLVRNGSSYPGIIEWQALAEEPVAVEDVSVRTLVGVAPVLPPSLEVVFADGSRVERAVDWQDVPADAYAAQGEFTVPGFVDGTAKLARATVFVRPTDAVQINTFEPAAVTTVAGTAPVLPARVVATYNDGSEASLPVTWDAVDPSAYASAGELTVEGTVAGTDKRPTAVVTVTSGAPQAPVVTLSTDPERPASGWFTGPVDVTVTATDDTDPSPTVEAQVDGGAWTTVTGPVTVSGDGRHTVRGRATDSGGLVSPVQSAAVDIDGTAPVVTASFDESRRRLTLATTETGSGVASVEYRVDGGAWTAYGTGATIATAATVEHRATDRAGNVSVVGTIEVPAPDPEAPVNIAPNAAVSVSATTTWNRAAGITDGVADHPVTSQASAWGTWNIAGDTQWARLDWPTPVTTGTSRLLFFDDGGGMRAPASWTLEHLLDDGVTWAPVPDASPYTTTVGQLDTVTHAPVTTTALRATLTKPPTGWVGIVEWEVLSAPVAATTLTVPTDPVTAGDAFDATLTGGTPDTAYAVTVEPGAVALGTLVTDAQGTGTLRTAPLPRGLGGGSYTVRAAAGGSVVEAPLTVVAGPGEAVVTAGTVEVAGVPTVGQALLAQTAGWGPEGVELAYRWSVGGKAVRGATGVEYTPTQKDLGTTVTVEVTGYLDGWESVSVTSSPTAAVVKPTVQAGTAAVAGTAVVGSTVRAQTTAWADGVRLEHRWLLDGQVVRGATSTGYRIPASAAGKVLTVEVRGTAEGHEPSTWTSSPPTTVQPGTLTARDVRIVGTAKPLKVVTAVHGAWGPFPVRTTYQWFSDGEPVDGATHPRYVVRTADRGAVLTVEVTGTKDGYTPTTRTSDGIKVGR